From the genome of Duffyella gerundensis, one region includes:
- the iolD gene encoding 3D-(3,5/4)-trihydroxycyclohexane-1,2-dione acylhydrolase (decyclizing) — translation MGTIRLTTAQALVKFLDNQFINVDGVESKFVHGIFAIFGHGNVLGLGQALEQDRGELMVYQGRNEQGMAHAAIGFAKQKLRRQIIACSSSVGPGAANMITAAATATANRIPLLLLPGDVFATRQPDPVLQQIEQSHDLSISTNDAFRAVSKYWDRVSRPEQLMTACINAMRVLTDPAETGAVTLSLPQDVQGEAWDYPDYFFQKRVHRLDRRLPVEAQLQDALALLATKRKPLIICGGGVKYSGAGDALRAFAERHQIPFAETQAGKGTLISDHPLNVGGVGETGCLAANLLAKEADLVIGVGTRYTDFTTASKWIFQHPDVSFLNINVSNFDSYKLDGVQLLADAREGLSALDTRLAAQGFNSGWGAQIEQAQSKLLKETQRVYAAVYSGEGFVPEIDDHLDREAVWAEFNRLTNSFLTQSSVLGTLNEQLPKDAVIVAAAGSLPGDLQRMWRTQDYNGYHVEYGYSCMGYEVNASLGVKLAEPQREVFTLVGDGSFMMLHSELVTSIQERAKINVVLFDNMTNGCINNLQMEHGMDSFTTEFRFRDSETQALNGGFVPVDFAAIAAGYGCKTYRVSTLEQLQQALEDAQKQTVSTLIDVKVLPKTMIHKYFSWWNVGGARVSQSERVDAVATMLDEHIAQARKY, via the coding sequence ATGGGCACCATCAGATTAACCACGGCACAGGCGCTGGTGAAATTCCTCGATAACCAATTCATCAACGTTGATGGCGTGGAGAGCAAATTCGTCCACGGCATTTTCGCAATTTTCGGTCATGGCAACGTGCTGGGACTGGGACAGGCGCTGGAACAGGATCGTGGTGAGCTGATGGTTTACCAGGGCCGTAACGAGCAGGGAATGGCTCACGCGGCGATCGGTTTCGCCAAACAGAAATTACGTCGTCAGATTATCGCCTGTTCTTCTTCTGTCGGACCGGGCGCGGCCAACATGATTACCGCGGCGGCCACCGCGACCGCCAACCGCATTCCGCTGCTGCTGCTGCCGGGCGACGTGTTTGCCACCCGCCAGCCCGATCCGGTATTGCAGCAGATTGAGCAGAGCCACGATCTGAGCATCAGCACCAACGACGCCTTTCGTGCGGTCAGCAAATACTGGGATCGCGTCAGCCGTCCGGAGCAGCTGATGACCGCCTGCATTAATGCCATGCGCGTGCTGACCGATCCGGCAGAAACCGGTGCGGTAACGCTCTCCTTGCCGCAGGACGTGCAGGGCGAAGCCTGGGATTATCCAGACTACTTCTTCCAGAAGCGGGTGCACCGTCTGGATCGCCGCCTGCCGGTTGAGGCGCAGCTACAGGATGCGCTGGCGCTGCTGGCGACAAAACGTAAGCCGCTGATTATTTGCGGCGGCGGGGTGAAATACTCCGGTGCGGGCGATGCACTACGCGCCTTTGCCGAACGCCATCAAATACCCTTCGCAGAAACGCAGGCGGGCAAGGGCACGCTGATTTCTGACCATCCGCTTAACGTAGGCGGCGTCGGCGAAACCGGCTGTCTCGCGGCCAACCTGCTGGCCAAAGAGGCCGATCTGGTGATTGGCGTGGGCACGCGCTACACCGATTTCACCACCGCCTCGAAATGGATTTTTCAACATCCGGACGTGAGCTTCCTCAACATCAACGTCAGTAATTTTGACAGCTACAAGCTGGATGGCGTGCAGCTGCTGGCTGATGCGCGGGAAGGACTAAGCGCACTGGATACGCGGCTGGCGGCTCAGGGTTTCAACAGCGGCTGGGGCGCGCAGATTGAGCAGGCGCAGAGCAAGCTGTTGAAGGAGACGCAGCGCGTTTACGCCGCGGTCTACAGCGGCGAAGGCTTTGTGCCGGAAATTGATGATCATCTCGATCGCGAGGCGGTGTGGGCGGAGTTTAATCGCCTGACGAACTCTTTTCTTACGCAAAGCAGCGTCCTCGGCACGCTTAACGAGCAGTTGCCAAAGGACGCGGTCATCGTCGCGGCAGCCGGTAGCCTGCCGGGCGATCTCCAGCGCATGTGGCGTACTCAGGATTACAACGGCTATCACGTGGAATATGGCTATTCCTGTATGGGCTACGAAGTTAACGCCTCGCTGGGCGTCAAGCTGGCAGAGCCACAGCGCGAGGTGTTCACGCTGGTTGGCGATGGCTCCTTCATGATGCTGCACTCCGAGCTGGTGACCTCTATCCAGGAACGGGCAAAAATCAACGTGGTGCTGTTCGACAACATGACCAACGGCTGCATTAACAATTTGCAGATGGAGCACGGCATGGACAGCTTCACCACCGAATTCCGCTTCCGCGACAGCGAAACGCAGGCGCTGAACGGCGGTTTTGTGCCGGTGGATTTTGCCGCTATCGCCGCCGGTTACGGCTGCAAAACCTACCGCGTCAGCACGCTGGAGCAGCTGCAACAGGCGCTGGAAGATGCGCAAAAACAGACGGTTTCCACGTTGATTGACGTCAAGGTGCTGCCGAAAACCATGATTCACAAATATTTCAGCTGGTGGAACGTCGGCGGTGCGCGCGTTTCACAATCTGAACGTGTTGATGCCGTGGCGACCATGCTCGATGAGCACATTGCCCAGGCGCGCAAATACTGA
- a CDS encoding Gfo/Idh/MocA family oxidoreductase: MTLKLGVIGTGAIGQEHIRRCSKVLQGATVVAVSDINVDGARETLRRLDLQAEVYADGFEVINSPDVDAVLVTSWDPTHEAFTLAAVAAGKPVFCEKPLALSAEGCRRIVDAEIEHGKRLVQVGFMRPYDAGYRALKKVIVDGEIGEPLMLHCAHRNPTVPESYTTDMAITSTLIHELDVLRWLTDDDFKSVQVVYPRVTSKTHARLKDPQIVLFETQKGVRIDVEVFVNCAYGYDIQCEVVGENGIARLPEPSSVQLRKDARLSTSILTDWKDRFIDAYDVELQAFINDVHAGQLTGPSAWDGFAASVAADACLKAQNSGIIETVEMPPRPEFYNR, translated from the coding sequence ATGACGCTCAAACTTGGCGTAATCGGCACTGGCGCAATCGGCCAGGAACATATTCGTCGCTGCAGCAAAGTGCTGCAGGGTGCCACCGTAGTGGCGGTATCCGACATCAACGTTGATGGCGCACGCGAAACGCTGCGCAGGCTTGATCTGCAGGCGGAAGTTTACGCCGACGGCTTTGAGGTGATCAATTCACCGGATGTCGATGCGGTGCTGGTGACCTCATGGGATCCTACCCACGAAGCCTTTACCCTCGCCGCTGTGGCCGCAGGCAAGCCGGTGTTTTGTGAAAAGCCGCTGGCGCTGAGCGCTGAAGGCTGTCGCCGCATCGTTGACGCGGAGATTGAGCACGGCAAACGTCTGGTGCAGGTCGGCTTTATGCGCCCTTACGATGCCGGTTACCGCGCGCTGAAAAAAGTGATCGTCGACGGCGAGATTGGCGAGCCGCTGATGCTGCACTGCGCGCACCGTAACCCAACCGTGCCGGAAAGCTATACCACCGATATGGCGATCACCAGCACGTTGATCCACGAGCTGGACGTGCTGCGCTGGCTGACCGATGACGATTTTAAATCGGTGCAGGTGGTCTATCCACGCGTGACCTCTAAAACGCATGCTCGCCTGAAAGATCCGCAGATTGTGCTGTTTGAAACGCAGAAAGGCGTGCGCATTGATGTTGAAGTGTTTGTGAACTGCGCCTACGGCTATGACATTCAATGCGAAGTCGTGGGTGAAAACGGCATCGCTCGCTTGCCGGAGCCGTCCAGCGTGCAGCTGCGCAAAGATGCGCGCCTCTCCACTTCGATTCTGACCGACTGGAAAGATCGCTTCATCGATGCTTACGACGTTGAACTGCAGGCCTTTATCAACGATGTGCATGCTGGCCAGCTCACCGGGCCTTCAGCCTGGGACGGTTTTGCCGCTTCGGTAGCGGCTGATGCCTGCCTGAAAGCGCAGAACAGCGGCATCATTGAGACGGTCGAAATGCCGCCGCGCCCTGAGTTTTATAACCGCTAA
- the iolE gene encoding myo-inosose-2 dehydratase produces MNSERVKLAIAPIGWTNDDMPELGSENTFQQTVSEMALAGFTGSEVGSKYPRDPAVLKPMLEIRGIQICNAWFSTFFANGDKARTIDEFINHMNFLHAMGAKVIGCSEQSKSIQGTTLAVFDDKPHFTDEEWRLTAEGYNELAEIAAEKGMQVALHHHMGTGIQTRAEIDRFLAETNDNVFLLYDTGHAYYSEGSQQEMLAILDRYLPRINHVHLKDVRDDVVAQIRNEKKSFLDGVRAGTFTVPGDGVIDFRPVFALLDERGYTGWMVVEAEQDPALANPFEYAVKARKYIRETAGI; encoded by the coding sequence ATGAACAGTGAACGGGTAAAGCTGGCCATTGCGCCTATTGGTTGGACCAACGACGATATGCCGGAGCTGGGTAGCGAAAATACTTTCCAGCAAACGGTCAGTGAAATGGCGCTGGCAGGATTCACCGGCAGCGAAGTGGGCAGCAAATATCCGCGCGATCCGGCGGTGTTAAAACCGATGCTGGAAATCCGCGGCATACAGATCTGCAACGCCTGGTTCAGCACCTTCTTTGCTAATGGCGATAAGGCCAGAACCATTGATGAGTTCATCAATCACATGAACTTTCTGCACGCCATGGGCGCCAAAGTGATCGGCTGCTCTGAACAGAGCAAAAGCATTCAGGGCACCACGCTGGCGGTGTTTGATGACAAGCCGCATTTCACCGACGAAGAGTGGCGGCTAACCGCCGAAGGCTATAACGAATTAGCTGAAATCGCGGCAGAAAAAGGCATGCAGGTGGCGTTGCATCATCATATGGGCACCGGCATTCAAACGCGCGCTGAGATCGATCGCTTCCTGGCAGAAACCAACGACAACGTCTTTTTGCTCTACGATACCGGCCATGCCTATTACTCCGAGGGCAGCCAGCAGGAGATGTTAGCGATTCTGGATCGCTACCTGCCGCGTATCAATCACGTGCACCTGAAAGACGTACGCGATGATGTGGTAGCGCAGATTCGCAACGAGAAGAAGTCGTTTCTGGATGGCGTGCGCGCCGGTACGTTTACCGTGCCTGGCGATGGCGTGATCGATTTCCGTCCGGTGTTCGCGCTGCTGGATGAGCGTGGATACACTGGCTGGATGGTGGTGGAAGCTGAGCAGGATCCGGCGCTGGCCAACCCGTTTGAATATGCGGTAAAAGCACGAAAATATATTCGTGAAACCGCCGGGATCTAA
- a CDS encoding DcrB family lipoprotein, whose amino-acid sequence MRNVAKYIGIGLLVVGLAACDQKTDKAAADDNGASASQASQNVTLMDGKLSFTLPAGMSDKSGKLGTQANNMHVYANEGGEKAIIVIEGDATNDGLDVLAQRLEAQQRNRDPQLQVVSNKAITLKGQPAQRLDSVVSAKNQSSWSSVILAKVDGKLLTMQISLPADNQQQAQTEAENIVNTVTLK is encoded by the coding sequence ATGCGTAACGTAGCGAAATATATAGGAATTGGTTTACTGGTGGTCGGTCTGGCCGCCTGTGATCAAAAAACGGACAAGGCTGCCGCTGATGATAATGGCGCCAGCGCCAGTCAGGCGTCGCAAAATGTCACGTTAATGGATGGCAAACTGAGCTTTACGCTGCCAGCAGGCATGTCTGACAAGAGCGGCAAGCTGGGCACGCAGGCGAATAATATGCACGTTTACGCCAATGAAGGCGGCGAAAAGGCGATTATCGTCATTGAAGGCGATGCCACCAACGATGGCCTCGACGTGCTGGCGCAGCGACTGGAAGCGCAGCAGCGCAACCGTGACCCGCAGCTTCAGGTGGTCAGCAACAAGGCGATCACGCTGAAAGGCCAGCCAGCACAGCGTCTTGATTCTGTGGTGTCTGCCAAGAACCAGTCTTCCTGGTCATCGGTGATTTTAGCCAAAGTCGACGGCAAGCTGTTGACCATGCAGATCAGCCTGCCCGCTGACAACCAGCAGCAGGCGCAGACCGAAGCGGAAAATATCGTTAATACCGTGACGCTGAAGTAA
- a CDS encoding 7-cyano-7-deazaguanine/7-aminomethyl-7-deazaguanine transporter: MIRFTERQRMHALIGLSLFHLLVIISSNYLVQLPIAIFGFHTTWGAFSFPFIFLATDLTVRIFGAPLARRIILAVMIPALLISYCVSAAFYEGQWQGFAALKEMNLFVARIACASFMAYALGQILDVHVFNRLRALPQWWVAPAAAMFLGNISDTLAFFFIAFYKSTDAFMAQNWVEIALVDYSFKVLICMVFFLPAYGVLLNAALKRLAERSERRALNFS; this comes from the coding sequence ATGATTCGTTTCACCGAACGTCAGCGTATGCATGCGCTGATTGGGCTCTCCCTGTTCCATCTGTTAGTGATCATCTCCAGCAACTATCTGGTGCAACTGCCGATCGCTATTTTCGGCTTTCATACCACCTGGGGCGCGTTCAGCTTTCCGTTTATTTTTCTCGCTACCGACCTCACCGTGCGCATTTTTGGCGCGCCGCTGGCCCGTCGCATCATTCTGGCGGTGATGATTCCGGCGTTGCTGATCTCCTATTGTGTCTCCGCCGCCTTTTATGAAGGGCAGTGGCAGGGGTTCGCCGCGCTGAAAGAGATGAACCTGTTTGTTGCGCGTATCGCCTGCGCCAGCTTTATGGCTTATGCGCTGGGGCAGATTCTGGATGTGCACGTCTTTAACCGTCTGCGCGCGCTGCCGCAGTGGTGGGTTGCTCCTGCCGCCGCCATGTTCCTCGGCAACATCAGCGATACGCTGGCGTTCTTCTTTATCGCCTTCTACAAAAGCACCGATGCGTTCATGGCGCAGAACTGGGTCGAGATCGCCCTGGTGGATTACAGCTTCAAGGTGCTTATCTGCATGGTGTTCTTCCTGCCGGCTTACGGTGTGCTGCTTAATGCGGCGCTGAAGCGTCTGGCTGAACGTTCCGAGCGGCGTGCGCTTAATTTCAGCTAG
- the tusA gene encoding sulfurtransferase TusA, translated as MSDIFADADKTLDALGLRCPEPVMMVRKTVRQMADGETLLIIADDPATTRDIPGFCQFMEHQLIAQHTDSLPYRYLLKKGL; from the coding sequence ATGAGCGATATTTTCGCCGATGCTGATAAGACGTTGGACGCGCTTGGGCTGCGCTGCCCGGAGCCGGTCATGATGGTCAGAAAAACCGTGCGCCAGATGGCTGACGGCGAAACGTTGCTGATTATCGCCGACGATCCAGCTACCACGCGCGATATTCCCGGATTTTGTCAGTTTATGGAGCACCAGCTGATTGCGCAGCATACCGACAGCCTGCCGTATCGTTATCTGCTGAAGAAGGGATTATAA
- a CDS encoding lysoplasmalogenase, with protein MLWSFLAVLFSGWLYVDASYRGPQWQRWVFKPVTLLLLVALAWQSPTLTTTDYLIIFGLVATLAGDALMLLPRQRMLWALGAFFLSHLFYTISFAANMTVTFFWPIPLALLIIGALLIATIWTRLEDLRWPICTFIGMTLVMVWMAAEQYTFRPTDYTFTLVAGASLLLLANIIWFGTHFRRRFTADSAIVAACYFAGHFLIVRSLYLL; from the coding sequence ATGCTGTGGTCTTTTCTTGCCGTACTTTTCTCCGGATGGCTCTACGTTGACGCCTCTTACCGCGGGCCACAATGGCAGCGCTGGGTTTTTAAACCGGTTACGCTGCTGCTGTTAGTGGCGCTGGCCTGGCAATCGCCGACGCTCACCACCACCGATTATTTAATCATCTTTGGCCTGGTGGCGACGCTGGCAGGCGATGCGCTGATGCTGCTGCCGCGCCAGCGTATGCTGTGGGCGCTGGGCGCGTTCTTTCTTTCGCACCTGTTTTACACCATCAGTTTTGCCGCCAACATGACCGTGACCTTCTTCTGGCCGATTCCGCTGGCGCTGCTGATCATCGGTGCGCTGCTGATTGCCACCATCTGGACACGACTGGAAGATCTGCGCTGGCCAATCTGTACTTTTATCGGCATGACGCTGGTGATGGTCTGGATGGCGGCCGAACAATATACCTTCCGGCCTACCGACTACACCTTCACGCTGGTTGCGGGCGCGTCACTGCTGCTGCTGGCCAATATCATCTGGTTCGGCACGCACTTTCGCCGTCGCTTTACCGCAGACAGCGCCATCGTTGCCGCCTGCTATTTTGCCGGCCACTTCCTGATCGTGCGTTCCCTCTACCTGCTGTAA
- a CDS encoding DUF2500 domain-containing protein — MKPPILFFIVLACIAILATRQFIKQRREAVINNASPVRSLPVEVKNKQEFPSPNRHSRQREVIAGETMRYEAWFHPLNGAGDFKLPLCASDYHQMDKGVKGELKVQGSRFVSFTPQLHSAR; from the coding sequence ATGAAGCCACCGATCCTCTTTTTTATCGTTCTGGCATGCATTGCGATTCTGGCTACGCGGCAGTTTATCAAGCAGCGTCGCGAGGCGGTGATCAACAATGCATCGCCGGTACGTTCACTGCCGGTCGAAGTGAAAAACAAGCAGGAGTTCCCCTCTCCCAACCGCCATTCGCGGCAGCGCGAAGTGATCGCCGGTGAAACCATGCGCTATGAAGCCTGGTTCCATCCGCTGAACGGCGCCGGTGATTTTAAGCTGCCGCTGTGCGCCAGTGATTATCATCAGATGGATAAAGGGGTGAAAGGCGAGCTGAAGGTACAGGGGTCGCGCTTCGTCAGCTTTACGCCCCAGCTGCACTCCGCACGTTAA
- a CDS encoding DUF1145 family protein produces MWLNIGRLLMLFVWAFLLLNVVHPFPKPLTYFVNVALFFMVIMHGLQLVLLRATQPKDAPKLSGLTQAKIFFFGVFELLAWQKKHYPKQ; encoded by the coding sequence ATGTGGCTTAATATCGGTCGGCTGTTAATGCTGTTTGTTTGGGCCTTTTTATTGTTAAACGTGGTTCATCCCTTTCCGAAACCGCTGACCTACTTCGTGAACGTGGCGCTGTTTTTCATGGTCATTATGCATGGCTTGCAACTGGTGCTGCTGCGCGCAACGCAGCCCAAAGATGCGCCAAAGCTCAGTGGCCTGACGCAGGCGAAGATCTTCTTCTTCGGCGTATTTGAACTGCTGGCGTGGCAGAAAAAGCACTATCCCAAACAGTAA
- the rsmD gene encoding 16S rRNA (guanine(966)-N(2))-methyltransferase, giving the protein MIKKTRSTGQIRIIAGQWRGRKLPVPDSAGLRPTTDRVRETLFNWLSADIQQARCLDCFAGSGALGLEALSRYAASVTLLELEKPVAQQLQKNLSALNAQNGRVVQANALSWLAQAGEPHDVVFIDPPFRKGLLEQTLSLLEQHGWLAENALIYVESEVENGMPPVPVNWNLHREKIAGQVAYRLYARQASRQEKTHVA; this is encoded by the coding sequence ATGATTAAGAAAACACGCAGCACCGGACAAATTCGTATTATTGCCGGACAGTGGCGCGGCCGTAAGTTACCGGTGCCTGACAGCGCCGGTCTGCGCCCTACCACCGATCGCGTCCGCGAAACCTTGTTTAACTGGCTGTCAGCGGATATTCAGCAGGCGCGCTGTCTGGATTGCTTCGCTGGCAGCGGTGCGCTGGGGCTGGAAGCGCTGTCACGCTATGCCGCGTCGGTCACGCTGCTGGAACTGGAGAAGCCGGTTGCTCAGCAGCTGCAAAAAAACCTCAGCGCGCTGAATGCCCAGAATGGCCGCGTGGTGCAGGCCAATGCGCTGAGCTGGCTGGCACAGGCCGGCGAACCGCATGATGTGGTGTTTATCGATCCGCCTTTTCGCAAAGGCCTGCTGGAACAGACGCTCAGCCTGCTGGAGCAGCATGGTTGGCTGGCAGAGAACGCGCTGATTTACGTGGAAAGTGAAGTGGAAAATGGCATGCCGCCCGTGCCGGTAAACTGGAATCTGCACCGCGAGAAAATTGCCGGTCAGGTTGCGTATCGTCTTTATGCTCGTCAGGCATCACGTCAGGAGAAGACGCATGTGGCTTAA
- the ftsY gene encoding signal recognition particle-docking protein FtsY — MAKDKKRGFFSWLGFGKEETPQQPAETQETEQLAPEHVETPAEVQAEEIVAITEKVAEAEKVQSEPVAKEAPPRDNETVNAEAFSVQTGAPDDEIAVPPTAAPISEEELTALAIGELEIEPDAPLSDDELAALALADEHPEAIAAEAEPAAAHPEAIVAEVEPVDAHPDVIATNVEPVDVHHDVIVADLEPIAAHPDAIVEEIEPAEEAEAVVLPVEQDRPTKEGFFARLKRSLVKTRQNLGSGFISLFRGKKIDDELFEELEEQLLIADVGVETTRRIITNLTQQANRKQLRDAEALYGLLKTEMAGILATVEAPLNVEGKAPFVILMVGVNGVGKTTTIGKLARQYQAEGKSVMLAAGDTFRAAAVEQLQVWGQRNNISVVAQHTGADSASVIFDAIQAAKARGVDVLIADTAGRLQNKAHLMEELKKITRVMKKLDVDAPHEVMLTIDASTGQNAISQTKLFHEAVGLTGITLTKLDGTAKGGVIFSVADQFSIPIRYIGVGEGIEDLRPFKAEDFIEALFARED; from the coding sequence ATGGCAAAAGATAAAAAACGTGGCTTTTTCTCCTGGCTGGGTTTCGGTAAGGAAGAAACGCCGCAACAGCCAGCAGAAACGCAGGAAACTGAACAGCTCGCACCCGAGCACGTTGAGACTCCAGCAGAGGTTCAGGCCGAAGAGATCGTTGCTATCACTGAAAAGGTGGCCGAGGCGGAGAAAGTCCAGTCAGAGCCGGTAGCAAAAGAAGCGCCGCCGCGAGATAACGAGACGGTGAATGCTGAAGCCTTCTCTGTGCAAACCGGCGCACCGGATGACGAAATCGCGGTGCCGCCAACGGCAGCGCCGATTTCAGAAGAAGAATTAACCGCGCTGGCCATCGGCGAGCTTGAGATTGAGCCTGATGCGCCGCTCAGCGACGACGAACTGGCGGCGCTGGCGCTGGCCGATGAACATCCTGAAGCGATTGCCGCAGAGGCTGAACCGGCTGCCGCTCATCCGGAAGCGATTGTCGCAGAGGTTGAGCCGGTTGACGCACATCCTGACGTAATTGCCACAAACGTTGAGCCGGTTGACGTTCATCATGACGTGATCGTGGCGGACCTTGAGCCGATTGCTGCTCATCCTGACGCGATTGTCGAAGAGATCGAACCGGCTGAAGAAGCGGAAGCGGTTGTGCTGCCTGTTGAACAGGATCGTCCAACCAAAGAGGGCTTCTTTGCCCGCCTCAAGCGCAGCCTGGTCAAAACCCGGCAAAATCTGGGGTCGGGCTTTATCAGCCTGTTCCGCGGTAAGAAAATTGATGACGAGCTGTTTGAAGAGCTGGAAGAGCAGCTGCTGATTGCCGACGTTGGCGTAGAAACCACGCGCCGGATTATCACTAACTTAACGCAGCAGGCGAACCGCAAGCAGCTGCGCGACGCTGAAGCGCTGTATGGCCTGCTGAAAACCGAGATGGCGGGCATTCTGGCAACGGTAGAAGCGCCGCTGAACGTCGAAGGCAAAGCGCCGTTTGTGATCCTGATGGTTGGCGTGAACGGCGTGGGTAAAACCACCACCATCGGTAAGCTGGCACGTCAGTATCAGGCTGAAGGCAAATCGGTGATGCTGGCGGCAGGCGATACCTTCCGTGCCGCGGCGGTCGAGCAGCTGCAGGTGTGGGGCCAGCGCAACAATATTTCGGTGGTGGCTCAGCATACCGGCGCAGATTCCGCTTCGGTGATTTTTGACGCCATTCAGGCGGCCAAAGCGCGCGGCGTGGACGTGTTGATCGCTGATACCGCCGGGCGTTTGCAGAACAAAGCGCACCTGATGGAAGAGCTGAAAAAGATCACGCGCGTGATGAAGAAACTCGATGTCGATGCACCGCATGAAGTGATGCTGACCATTGACGCCAGCACCGGCCAGAATGCCATCAGCCAGACCAAACTGTTCCATGAAGCAGTGGGCCTGACCGGCATCACCCTGACCAAGCTGGACGGCACGGCCAAAGGCGGCGTGATTTTCTCGGTAGCTGACCAGTTCAGCATTCCGATCCGCTATATCGGCGTCGGTGAAGGCATCGAAGATTTACGGCCTTTCAAGGCTGAGGATTTTATTGAGGCACTGTTTGCCCGAGAGGACTAA
- the ftsE gene encoding cell division ATP-binding protein FtsE, translated as MIRFEEVSKAYLGGRQALQGVDFHLRPAEMAFLTGHSGAGKSTLLKLICGIERPSAGKIWFGGHDISRLKNSEVPFLRRQIGMIFQDHHLLMDRSVYDNVAIPLIISGASGEDIRRRVSAALDKVGLLDKAKSFPIQLSGGEQQRVGIARAVVNKPAVLLADEPTGNLDNALSEDILRLFEEFNRVGVTVLMATHDLGLIARRNYRLMNLKQGRLHGGNDGQ; from the coding sequence ATGATTCGCTTTGAAGAGGTCAGTAAGGCTTATCTCGGCGGCCGACAAGCGTTGCAGGGCGTAGATTTTCATCTGCGTCCGGCAGAGATGGCGTTTCTGACCGGCCATTCCGGCGCCGGTAAAAGTACGTTGCTTAAGCTGATTTGCGGCATTGAGCGGCCGAGCGCGGGCAAGATTTGGTTCGGTGGCCATGACATCAGCCGACTGAAAAACAGCGAAGTGCCGTTTCTGCGTCGGCAGATCGGCATGATTTTTCAGGATCACCATCTGCTGATGGATCGCAGCGTGTATGACAACGTGGCGATTCCGCTGATTATTTCGGGCGCCAGCGGAGAAGATATTCGCCGTCGCGTCTCAGCAGCGCTGGATAAAGTGGGCCTGCTCGACAAAGCGAAAAGTTTTCCTATTCAGCTCTCCGGCGGTGAACAGCAGCGTGTAGGCATTGCGCGTGCGGTGGTGAACAAGCCGGCGGTGCTGCTGGCCGATGAACCTACCGGTAACCTTGATAACGCGCTGTCAGAGGATATTCTGCGGCTGTTTGAGGAATTTAACCGCGTGGGCGTAACGGTCTTAATGGCAACGCACGATTTGGGCCTGATTGCCCGCCGCAACTATCGGCTGATGAACCTGAAACAGGGACGGCTGCACGGAGGCAACGATGGTCAATAA
- the ftsX gene encoding permease-like cell division protein FtsX yields the protein MVNKRNKRAPAPKAKVQSKSKALKGGWQEQWRYAWRGTLSDMWRQPLATLLTVMVIAISLTLPSVCYMVWKNVSQAAEQWYPAPQLTVYLSKTLDDDAAEKVVTQLKQEEGVDKVNYLTRDEAMGEFRNWSGFGGSLDMLEQNPLPAVAIITPKLNFQNDNTMQSLRERVEKVDGVDEVRMDDSWFARLAALTGLVGQVAAMIGVLMIVAVFLVIGNSVRLSIFSRRDTINVQKLIGATDGFILRPFLYGGALLGFAGALFSLLLSEILVFRLESVVLQVASVFGTSFVLKGLSWDECLLLLLIAAIIGWVAAWLATVQHLRRFTPQ from the coding sequence ATGGTCAATAAACGCAACAAGCGCGCGCCAGCACCCAAAGCGAAAGTACAGTCAAAGAGCAAGGCGCTGAAAGGCGGCTGGCAGGAACAGTGGCGCTATGCCTGGCGCGGCACGCTGTCGGATATGTGGCGTCAGCCGCTGGCTACGCTGCTGACGGTGATGGTGATCGCCATTTCGTTAACCTTGCCCAGCGTCTGCTACATGGTGTGGAAAAACGTCAGCCAGGCGGCCGAACAATGGTATCCGGCGCCGCAGTTGACCGTTTATCTGTCGAAGACGCTGGATGACGACGCCGCGGAAAAAGTAGTGACGCAGCTGAAGCAGGAAGAGGGCGTCGATAAAGTTAACTACTTAACCCGCGATGAAGCGATGGGCGAATTCCGTAACTGGTCCGGCTTTGGCGGGTCGCTGGATATGTTAGAGCAGAATCCGCTGCCAGCGGTGGCGATCATCACGCCGAAGCTGAACTTCCAGAATGACAACACCATGCAGAGCCTGCGCGAGCGGGTAGAAAAAGTGGATGGCGTTGATGAAGTACGTATGGATGACAGCTGGTTTGCTCGTCTGGCGGCGCTGACCGGTCTGGTCGGTCAGGTTGCGGCGATGATTGGCGTGCTGATGATCGTGGCGGTGTTCCTGGTGATCGGCAACAGCGTGCGACTGAGCATTTTCTCACGGCGCGATACCATTAACGTGCAGAAGCTGATTGGTGCCACCGACGGCTTTATCCTGCGTCCGTTTTTGTATGGCGGCGCGCTGCTCGGTTTTGCGGGCGCGCTGTTCTCGCTGCTGCTGTCAGAAATTCTGGTGTTCAGACTGGAATCGGTGGTGTTGCAGGTGGCTTCCGTATTTGGCACCTCTTTCGTACTGAAAGGGCTGTCGTGGGATGAGTGCCTGCTGCTGCTGTTGATCGCCGCGATCATTGGCTGGGTTGCTGCATGGCTGGCAACGGTACAACATTTACGCCGATTTACACCTCAGTAA